The genome window aaattcaacttaagaacaaacctacagtccctatcttgtacacaacccagggactgcctgtactcatgtCCCCTCACTCTGCTGACTCTCTAGCAGAAGCAGTAAGGGGAGGGGacgcagaagccagtgctggcaggagccagattaaaagctgGTTACCTCCAGCACCATTTCCGTGGTGCCGCTTGCCCCTtgccctgctgcttctatcaaaggcagcagcgcaggggaggctgctccagctaggAGCCCCCCTAAACCATGGACAGGAGTTGCTGAGGCAAAGCAGCCCATCTTTGGTCCACCACACCACTGGGACCCCCGTGGGCAGGGGTGCTGAACTTGGTGCAAGCACGGCTCAATCCTGGttcacgccaggtccaggagctatgTCCTCGCAGCCCTGCAGTTTATATGTAGAAGAagtcaggctgcctgcatgcctggcGCTTACAACATTTAAATTGCAGTGGTGGTAGCTCCTTTTTAgtaccttcccttatcaactacacgattactcaaatacctgcctcttaacatacacacacatgcacaaaataaatatctttttAGGCCTTTTTCTTGTACATCAAATGTCTCTTAATTGTTTTACGAACATGAGGATGGTAATAAAGTAAGTGGAATGGGTCTATGACCAGCTAGTGGGAAACcaagaatataaaaaaaaattataaatcaaCATTCATTTTGTAGTGCCAAAGAGTGTATTTAACCCTTTCCTCCTAAGAGTTTTATTACAACTCAAATGAACCTGAGAGACAACACAATCATTAACATATTAGCAGAAAACACAGCCTGTATTTTTGTGGTTTAAGACTATACCTGTGTTGACAGTAGGTTTTCCTCATTTTCAAGCTGCAAAAATAAACCATTTGGTTGTAAGTATTAATCAGATATGTAGTAAAACCCAGTTATTTGAGCCATCTCACAATATCTTTTAAAATCCACTTAAGGAAGAAATATAAACATACATGTAGGCTTAATTTCTAATCTGGGGAAGCACTGACTAGGATAACCATAATGACAGTGGAATAACTCAGGCTCACCTAAATATCTGTAAACTTGCCAATTATTGATTTACCATGCTAAATTCCTCCAAACTGGAGCATCTTGCATTTTTTTAGCATGATTAATAGTTTTCCCAAGATTTCTGGAAACTACATGATTTTTCTTGCTTCTTGTGGGATAACAGTCTTTTTCTTTTCCTAGGTCTGAGAACTGTAAATGTGATCTCACGTAATCTTGGCACTGCTGCTGATTACAGTGTTTCCTATAAAGAACTCAGAGGCTTGCTAAAATCACAAACCACTCATATTGATGTTCGAGAGAAGTGGGAAATTGAACAGTTGGGAAAAATTCCTGGATCCATCAACATACCATGTAAGTTATACGTATCACTGCATAGCAACAAGATCAGAAGTCGTAAGCCTAAACTTGCAAACAAACCTTGGTGACTAACAAAAACAAGTTGTGATACTTACGGAAAAGTCTTCTGGAAAACTAGTGTAAATCTTCACAAATAAATCTCCTTTATGAATTACACATCCAGTTTTTGCATCTATTCTTGCAGTGGGTGAGGTTGTGGAAGCTCTACAGATGAACTCAAAAGACTTTAAAAGACGGTATAATCAAGATATGCCTACTAAATCTGACCATCTAGTCTTTTCCTGCATGGCAGGTGTGCGAAGCAAGAAGGCATTGGATATTGCTATGTCTTTGGGCTTCAGCAGGTAAGCAGTTGAAGTACTGTCTGGGTAAGTTCCTGCATGGACAACAGGATTAATGGGAAAATACACTTTCTGCAAATTGGGGCCCTTCCCTGGTGGTCTTAGGGTGCATTAAAGAGGCTGAAAAGACATGAAATCTCCCATTCTGTACTACTATTTCTATCTTCATATTAGCTGCGTACATATTCCCTCAGGAAGGGATGCTCAGATAAAATTTCTGGATGCCATAAATcactgctgctgggagcagcttgtCATGGAtcccacaagggaagaggcagtCTCTTATTTAAGTGGTGTGCGGAGGAAAATAGAGCTGAACTGCTTGGTAATAATGAGCATTATGTAATTAAACTTAACGTCATTGTATGGGGGGAAATGCCATAGAAACCCATCACAGTAGCACTTAACTTCAAaagggggaactacacaaaaatgaggatgcTAAACAGAAATTAGAGGAAACAGTTACACTGATGAAATGCCTGAAAACTGCGTGGAAGGTAAACACCATAATGTACACTTAAACTAAATAAACAGTAAGAGAACAAACACATTCTGAACAGCAGAGTAAGAGGCAATTACAGGTAAAAAGTCATCTAAAAATTGGAAGTAagatcctagtgaggaaaataagaGCATAAACTCTAGCAAATAAAGTGTAAAAGTATAACTAGATAGGCCAAGAAAAAACTGGAAGATCAAGTACATCACAGGCAAAGGAGCACTTTAGAAAGACAAAGCTGTTGCAGACaaattaaatgaattattttcatCGCTAGCTATGGATTGGGGTAGGGTGGAGACAGAGGTATTTGTGGTTTGCATAGTTTTTGTTTTGAGAAATCTGAGGAACTGCCGCAGATTGAGGcttcagaggaggttttggaacaaactgataaacattaagggtgggtctacactgcactgttatttctgcagtgataactagcgttatttttaaatgagtgtttacacagccattctgaaataactttgaaataatggatggcttattccaaaatctgtaaatcattctacaaggaataacgcctaatctgaaatagctatttcaaaataaggtgtgtgtagacactccactgctcctatttcgaaatagaattgCCTTGGTGAGGggttaagttattcctcctcagtgccacctgtggctctaaatcaagatagcacatctacattaaggaACCCTACccaggctaattttgaggcttccctgcagtgtagacttactaTTTTGGAGTaagtattccagaatagtttattttgaaataagcgtgcagtgtagacacgtgCCCATagtcaccaggatcagatggtatttaagacttctgaaagaactcaaatatgaaattgcagactACAAACCATTGTTAATAGTTATATCACTTAAATAAGCCTCTGGCCTAGACAATTGAAGGCTGGCTAATAaaacaagttttttaaaaaagttctagAATGATCCTACCAATTATAGGCCAGTAAACCTgccttcagtaccaggcaaactggttgaaacgaGTCAACAGAAGAATCAGCCATAAACACAATTTGTTGGGCAAGAGTCAATATGACTTTTGTAAAAGATAATCATGCATCATCGGGAGGTGCAAACAAACATGATGCTGTCGGCGTAGTGTACtctgactttcagaaagcctttgacatggCTTCTCAGAAAAGACTTAAGCAGTCATGAggtaagaaggaaggtcctctcatagggtacgtctagactacatgcctctgtcatcagaggcatgtagattaggctaccaggcataggaaaatgaagcggcgatttaaataatcgccgcttcatttaaatgtacatggctgccacgctgagccgatcagctgtttgtcagctcagcgcagtagtctggacgcgcgggtgtcgacatcaaaggcatttgtcgaccatccaggtatgcctcctgggatgaggtttacctgggtggtcgacaaatgcctttgatgtcgacacccgcgcgtccagactactgcgctgagctgacaaacagctgatcggctcagcgtggcagccatgtaaatttaaatgaagcggcaattatttaaattgccgcttcattttcctatgcctggtagcctaatctacatgcctctggcgacagaggcatgtagtctagacgtacccatagatctctaattggttaaaagataggaaacgaAAGGTAGGAATAAACAGGCAGCTTTTACAATGGAAAGATAAATAGCTCCGTCTGCCCCATTTTCCATACTTACAAAAATCTTGAATAGCAGAGGTCTCTGttgatgtgggggggaggggggaagggaaaggaatgaGACAGTGAGGTGGCACAACCTGTAGATGTAACTTTCTAAATCCAAAACTCATTGCAAGAGTTAAAGTGATCTCAATAGATGGCCTGACAAAATTCAGTGTTAAGAAGTGACAAAGTAGTGTacactgaggggagggggggaatcctAACTACACAAACTATTGGGGTCTGAATTAGATGTTACCTCTCTCTAAAGAGTTCTTGGAGTCTTTGCAGATAGTTCTCTGATAACATCTGCTGAGTGCATTGGCAGGCAAAACTAACCATGtctctttcctaatgattcctaacaatcAAAATACCATGTCTAGATGTGAATCTATGGTACactcatatcttgaatactgcatgcatttCTGATTATTTCATTTCCAAAAAGAAACATTAGAATTCGAGAAGGTGCAAAAAAGGGCAACGAAAAGTTCCATACAT of Pelodiscus sinensis isolate JC-2024 chromosome 3, ASM4963464v1, whole genome shotgun sequence contains these proteins:
- the LOC102449040 gene encoding thiosulfate sulfurtransferase/rhodanese-like domain-containing protein 3, which codes for MAVWGSRGLSCPARLLLGVPRAAAGWSSGLRPRQSGLRTVNVISRNLGTAADYSVSYKELRGLLKSQTTHIDVREKWEIEQLGKIPGSINIPLGEVVEALQMNSKDFKRRYNQDMPTKSDHLVFSCMAGVRSKKALDIAMSLGFSRVQHYAGGFEEWAKYELPEGKK